The genomic stretch tttttaaagcctaGTGGTGCCTTTTTCATAGGGGAAGTCAATAGTCTATTGTAGCCATTTGATTCAagagaagaatatatataattacgtgCTTACACGTATTAGCATGTGATTAGAGTTACGTCaaccactttaaaaaaaaactttaacacCTGCCAATCATATGTTTACACGTGTaaacaaattgtaaaataaatattaaatgtCTAGCAATTTTCCTAATAAAATACGAAAAACTTGAgcataatatatgtattttaaatgtCCACATAAGGATAAAGAAATGGGGAGAGAGATTCGATTTAGTATCTTTTATTTCATGATGTGTGATTTCTAACTGATTAAATTATCCCTTAAAGACAACTTGAGCATAAAACTGACTCTCCCATATTTGAAAGCTATTGATACAAGGTCCAAACTTATTAATTGGTTTGCTTCCTTGTTTTGCCTTTCGATATATAGATTAGCTTCCAAAAACTTGACTGTTTGCTCATGGACCCAGATCTGAGATTTGGTCCTGTAAAGCTAGCCTAGGCAGCTATTTTATGGGGACCATATCACAAACCTCttatgttcaaaaaaaaaaaaaaatcaatgactaaTAGGAACTGACAtgttaatattatataattgttataagataaaaatgtgatttataacgttacttttaataattttgtgaGCAATGAGCAATAAGTTAGAAGTAGTATGGACCTCCAAAGGATTCGGATCAAGACAAAGGTGGTGGTGTGGCGGTCCTCCACCCTAGTAGGGCTTTAGTTTGGGGTAATTGCcatcaaaagaaaagacaagagGCTGAATAGATTGAACTGTTAATaggttttaggaaaaaaaaaattgaatttttttttatgtgattaaaatgtaatttttttaattttgttttttatgtgtgtgtttttctattcaaataagggGAAGAGGAAAACAAGGATTACAAATGAGACTCATTGCAACTTCTAATACaaatagaataaagaaataGAGAGGAAGTAGAATGCTACACATTACATAGGGTTCTTGCAAGCTTTCAGCTCGGCGATTGAGAATTTCTCACTTCTTTCCTTACGGAAATTAAAGACCGAGTCGTCTTCTATCTCCCATCACATCAAAGGTAACACTTCCCTTCTTATTCTTCCtcttgtaaattattatttgcttcattttttttaacttttcgtTGTTGATTGGGAGGAGCGGAACTACATGGGGCCGTTAGCCTTCTCAACCCCCAtgttttcctaattttttttttttttgtacttttacCCCTGCAAACTATAAATGTTAGTTCCGCGCGCCTGTTGATTGTTATGGCTGATAGCTAATTTGATCGCATGAGTGTGCGATTCATCGGCGTTTTCTTGAACAGTGGTTCCATATTATCATTTTTCACTTCAAGCTATTGTTTTTGCAGCGGAGTTGTAATATGTAtttccttttatcttttttcttgtcatttctgTTTGATATATTTTGCTACGTTTTGTGTTTGCCATTTTCTGCTTGATTTATAGCTTCATGGTGAGCTAATCATATTGCAAAAAGCTGTTTGAATGATGTATCACTcatatttgattttggattcAGATTCCTTCAAACTGAGATTTAAAAGAAGCATGCTTTGCAGTTCTCAGTAGAATTTTTGACAAAACCATCGATTTGGGTAGCACAGAGTGCCTGCAGTTTACAGATAGTAGCAAATAATCCAGTAATATATGTTTTTGTTCCTACCTATTCAGGGTGCATTCAAATCTTTGAACCAAGATTGATGCTCTTTAGAGGCTAGTATTTGTAGGTTTCTTGAAAGGATGTGAGACCACGATGTAAACTTGTGATCTAATGTGGTTTGTTATGGGTGTCTAGTTTGTCAAAATCCCAGATTTTTGGACATAGAGGGCTCGTTTGGCAACCGCTTTCAGGGgctaaaaagcaaaagcatattaacaaacaactcagaacacaaaacactcaaaactactttcacttttatatcacatcacaaccataaagcaaaaaaaaaaaaaaaaaaaaaccctctaaaTAGTTTGCAGCACCCCACTATTGTTTGGATTTTGTCTgaaaatttgtcaaattgccTCTTGCAAGAATGTATTTTGAATGTCAAATACATGGGACAGGTGAGACCATTAAAGCACTATTCATCGCTTGGTGTGGAACAGTGGATGTGGtatgaaaatgatttttctaattattttattccaatATTGCCCTTgtatcataatcataataattgtaATTTGACAGAAACAACAATTAATAAGATGGAGAAAAGTAAAGAGTATTACGCTCGTAGAAGTTTCAACATCTTACGGAACTTCTATGCTTTCTGCATTTTGACAAGAAAAGTAGACCATATAGAAGCGTTTGCTACTGCAGACAATATTTAAGTCTATAAGATTGGagttgcaattaaaaaaaaaaaaaaaaggtaaatctTTACCCCTTGTGTGGGGTTGGTGACAGAGTAGGGCCACCCCTACTATCCATGGCCTGCCTTTATAGAccctccttcttcttcatttttctttcctttttttttttttttgttttttttaacataagttTTTCTGAGGTAGATAAACATGACAAGTGATAAGTTTTTCTGTTAACGAGGGAGCGAAAAATTTAAGAGAAGAGCTTATTTATCAAGTGAGTAAAACTCAGGGCTTTGTCCaaataaaggcaaaaaaagTCTTGGACTTTTAATACAATTTTCCTTAAAGAAATCCCAAACtggttaaaaatttaaaagtaaataatgaaattaataattaaataaatgagaTTGATTCTCTCATCAAAGACCCAAACCGTCTGAATCGGATTTTCCCCTGCGTTTTctgccttttcttcttctctccacaattcttttctttgactatttactctctctctctctctctctctaatactTTTCCTTCTAGGGTTCTTTTCTTCATCAACTCCTCCTTCCTCTCCATAAAAGTCTCAACCTCTCTCATCTATTATCTTCAAGCTAACTGAGCCACACATACACACAATGGCAAACATCactttcccttcttcttcttctctgtatAACCCAGTGGTGTCAGCcgcatcttcttcttctggaGCTCCTGAGGACGCCTTTGAAGACGGCTGCAGTATATGCCTGGAGCCTTTCACCACCGCCGACCCTGCCACTGTATGTCATCACATTACCATTATAATCGTCAtcattaaatttactatctttttCTGTCATTAGACTGTGTTTTGTGTTTCTGTTttggttatttgtttgtgtaacTATAGCGCGTGTTGTAGGTTTGAatgggtttgtttgtttgtttttttgttttttttttaattgagggAGATCATGGGTTTTGTGTTTCTGACACTGAAAATcataggttttttttgtttgtttttttgtttgtcggTTTGTTGTTATAAGGGAGAGGAAAAGGGTTTTCAATATGCTAAGCTTAGTGATCCTTTATGAACTGCCTCTACTTATAGTGGAACAGAAGGAGGGAAAATTACACAAATTTAGACTTGGACTTGGGCTGTTGAATAATGAGGATATTACTTTATTGGTTTGatgttcttttcctttgttaGTGGGTGTTGCGTTGGGCTTTTGAACGCAACTTGGTCATGATGATCAATGTCtggttttaaaattatgtgataAGTGGGATATGTTATTCAGATCAATCCTCTGATTTCTGGTTGCCTATTTTCGCTTTCTGAATATGTTTTGTTGTAATTTAGGGGTGACGATGGACAAATGTGATCTGATCTGTCTAATGCGAGTTGGTATATCATTGTGAAATCTAGGAAAATTCTTCCATTTATCAGGATCAGGAGAATGGATCCCTTTAGACTGAGGCACTAAAATAAACTGATGGGGATTTTTAATGGAAATATTACGTTTCCTAGACAAATATTTCACCAGAGGAGGTAAGAGGATTTGGGATATTGAatacaaacaattgaaacttatACTTGCATCAATTAGGTATTGTCCTATTTGCTCCGGTTGATTACTTGTTCGGTCACGATATTAAATTGCTCCATGTGGCCAAATATGTGCTTTGGTTAAGAAAGAATGCGTGTATAGAAGACTGatgcaaaaataatatatattcatatcaTGAATCGAAAGATGCCTGCTTTTTCTAAAAACTTGCAGCTTAGATATAGTTACTCTTGGGTTCAACTCTTAACTAGAATTTTAACACCTCGGACCTTGTTTCCTGTTTCAGATTACCAGTTGCAAACATGAATATCATCTTCATTGTATTCTTGAATGGTAATCTAATAAATTTACGCCACCCCAACCCCCCCCTCCcggcacacacacacacacaaacaaattccATGAGTTCTTTTTAATTGAACTCATTTATTCTTGTAGGTCTCAAAGAAGTGAAGAGTGTCCTATATGTTGCCAGTTTGTTATCTTAAAAGATCCTGCCAGGTATATAATTCATTGTGAATAGATCTCTgcccttcttctctctcttttgagtATCACTAATTAATTCAGCTTCTGTAGCCAAGGGCTTCTAGCTGCAGTGCAGATTGAAAGGCGCTCAAGGTCAAGGTCAAGGAACATTTCTTCTGCGGCTCCCACATCACTTCGTCATTTCTGTGAAGACTTCAGTGTTGAGCATGTGAGTGATTTACTTTATTATGAATCTCCATGATCAAGAATCTTTATTCTTAACGGTTGGCTTAGTGAGAAAAGAATGTGTGTTGATAAGAAGTGAAACTGAAACTTCCAGGATGCTTCTTACTCGGACGATGACTCTGATTTTGATGAGCGTATTATGCAGCATATGGCTGCTGCTGCTAGCAGAGCTCGTTATGTTAGTAGAAGGGAAAGGCAGAGATCTTCTGGGATTGTTCCTTCCCAATTTCTTGTTTTCACATCTCCTGAAAACACGTCACAGAAAACAAATGCAACTTCAgcagaaaattttcaaaatttaagttATGTATCACCCGAGGGTGATTCACTATCTGGCATACCTTCTGCTATTAACATTCAACCTCAGTCATCTGTGGATGTTAATTTAGTCTCCAGTGCTGCTGTTAACAGAGATATCCCTTTTAAACCCAGGTGTGCTCACAGGACTTCTAGTCCTACTACAATGGAGCATTCCATGCTTTCGTTTTTATTAACCTTGTTTCTTGGGCCATCATCTGTTTTATTCTCaagcataatttttttgtttattatcaGATTTACAGTTACAAATTGGAACATGTGATTGAACACCTCATGCAGTTAAGAACACAAACACTAATGATCTGACTAATGCACTGTCGTATAGCATCATCTGGACTGCACTTACTTTATCTCTACTGAAAATTGTTACCTTGGCATCCATACTAGTTTTCTTTTACAGAACTACATAAAAATTTCTGGCATCCTTCTGtctgtagattttttttttcagtatcTCTGTATCTTATGACTATTCGTGTAATCATCATCCAGGCTTCTTCACAGCCAGCCACCGCCTGATACTCCAAGAAGGCCTAGCACATCTGAGATATTCTCCTTTCCAGAGACACTCAAATCTAAAATGTCTGCTGCTTCAGCTAGGTATATGGTGCCCTTTTGGTTCTTGTTGTAATTGATGTTTCCTCGTTTTGTGACTTTCATACTGAGGTGTTTGGATGTGTGGCAACAGATATAAGGAATCAATCTCAAAGGGTACCCGGGGCTTTAAGGAGAAGCTACTTGCTCATAATAACTCGGTAAAAGAGCTAAGCAAAGGAGTTCAGCGCGAGATGACTGCAGGAATTGCTGGTGTTGCACGGATGATTGAACGCCTAGATCTTAGTTCAAAGCGAACTGGATCCTCTGTTCCTGTTTCCAGATGTACGGTGGGCCCTTCAAACTTATCCTTCAAAGGAAAGGGTGTGGAGGATAAGGTTGATGCTCAGTCTCTTGACAAAAATAGTGGGCTAATTGGAGATGATTTAAGCCCAGATGCAACCTATATCTCTGGTGCTATACCTGGACAGCCAGAGATTCCTCATGCACAGGTTCTTAAAAAATTACCTTTAGATGTTGCTCTGCCGACTAAATGctgaaatttctttttgtgaaCATAGCATATGAAATCATAAGCCGGTAGTGTTATAAGGAGGCACCAATCCATTGAAGTTGCTGGATACATAGGCTGTTTTTTGGAGTCTGAAACTGTGTCATTTAGATGTATTAACTAAGGCATGTGGGGCTGCTTtaaattttatgaataatattaatctcagagaaaaaaaaaacagaagggtGAATTTTTTTTCGGGCAACCCAATAGATATATATACTAATCAAAATCTTCTTTTCCGTTTTCATTTGCAGTGTGGATAAAAAGTTTGTGTTTATCAGCTAACCCAGGAGGCAGATGATGCAAGTGACGTAGTGTGTGATAAAACCAATCCGCTGGCTGGTTTTCGTCCGGCATTGCCTCCCTGCCTATAAACATGCGAAGTGGAAAACCTTAATCGGACCAGATGTTGTCCAGGCCAACAGTGTTTTACTTTCTTCATAGTTAAAAACTGAGAATTCTGGTCTTTATTAACTGTTTCTAACcttacttgtttggtaaaatctGGACTGCTCTGATGTGGTAAAAGGCATTGAATAACTTAAGTCTTCACTGCAAATCAATCCTCCTCTTCTGGTCTCGGTGTGTAGAACTTGAAAACCTCAACATTTTAAGGAACCTGCCTCGAGTTAAAAAATGCTTTCAGGTATTTAGGGTTCTAATCGAGCCAAGTCGAGCAAGTATTGAATGTTCAAGTTAGGTTATTTAAGCTTTTTAACCATGAGCTGAGTTCGAGCTTATCACTAAGCCagataatttgttcaaattttgtttatttatttttcaaacaactcTAACTTGTTTATGAgttattcaattaatttattctttgcatatatatatatataaactttgctcttattattaaaaaaatgtttttcatatgcaaaaagaaaatgatttttattagtCGAGTTGGAGGAAGTTTTTTAACCCGCaagacattttatatgttaAAGTTTGCTACTTTGTGAATATGGGGAAAAAGAGGACGAGTTTATTTAGATTTTCAACCCTTTTAAATTGTATGTTTGcatatgtatttatatatttagATTCGAATTAATGATCTTcgtttcatgaggcatggtctATAACCGATTGAGTTATCCCTTAGGGACTAATGagataattaaaatactattaGACCGGTGAGACCATTAAAGTACTATTGATCGCTTGGTGTGGATCAGTGGATGTGtgtgaaaatgatttttctaattattctatTCCAATATTGCCATTGTATCATGATCATAATAATTGTAATTTGACAGAAATAACAATTAATAAGATGGAGAAGTAATTAATATTTGTATAGACGCTTGTAGAAGTTTCAAGATCTTTACGGAACTTCTATGCTTTCTGCATTTTGACAAGAAAAGTATCTTGAAAAACTTCCCCGAACATATCTCACCCCCCGCTCCCGAAGAATAATGGAAAAAAACTTTCTAAAAGTTATCATCAAgtttagaataatatatatcatcTTTGGTGGTGTTTTTACTGTGAAAAGTTTATATTTTcatgtaaaaacaaaacaaaagaaatatattgtcatggaaaatgatcattattttttaaaaaataataaaataaaatatatgagaaaagcaaaagtggagagagaaattatcGAATACATAAGTTAGAATGGTTTTGGCTTTAAAGCCTACGTTCATCATCGAAAAGAATCCGATAAAGCTACATATTTAATTCTTTATTGAATGATTATATATAGCAAATGAGATAGACTATAAAAGATAATCAAATCTTACGCATATGACTATTAATATGGATATCAATTATCATGGGTCCCATCCAAATATCTCAATGCATGGCAAATGATCATACAACTCTTGCATAGTTACAACCCCTCTCATATGGCATACAACTAGAAACTCTACAAAAGATCACCTCCAAGAAATTTTGCATTAAACGGGtcacaattattatttttattgacttAAGTATTGGAAGCTCCACAGTTTTTTGGGAGTTGACATTTTTCTAATAAGTTTCTCCTTATTTTGTAAGCACCCATTGTCCAATTCAGTCGGCCTTACAAAAATTTACTTCAACAATTATGataatttgataaatatctATTAGACAAAATATATCTATAAGAGTAATATGAAAATATCATATGTATTTTCTATTTACCCTCTTTCTTTGCATGCAAGTATtctatttttttggctttgacAATGTAGCTAGCACTCAACAAATTCATACCTTAGTTTCTTTGACCGCCAAGTTAATGTTTAGGAAAAAGTCGAAATGTTATCAATGGCCATGTGTCCATGACGTGGCATGATTGTGACAATGGAATACCTTATACCTCCCCCCTCTCTCATTCGAATCCttatctctttatttttaattaataaaatttaatcattcaaaataaaaaaaatagaaacatgaagaagaaaaaaaaaagagagaaaaaaatgttttctaaatggataatattttataacaagcaaatattattttttattaattatatatataaaaaaaatgtttacttatcacatgttattaattttaaaaattgaatttaagaaaaataatttaattcaaaaaatatatattttttttttgggtctttcTAAACAAGGACAAGACcgtaaaataagaaaagaaaattgcattTAAATTAGTATAAGTTTATTAAGGAGCTGAGTTTGCCCTAAAGCCGTGACGCGTAGGGTTTCTTAGGCTCTCTGCTTGTCGCATCTATAAATACCCTGCTCCTTTCTTATTGTTTCCACAATATTCCAACACTGCCCTGCGCAAAGCAAAGCGCGAGACGTCTTTGCCTTCTTCTTCGAAGTTATCTCTCACATCCAATTAGAAGGTAACGATTCCCTTCTTCCTCATCGTCTTCTAGGTTTTCACTggctttcccttttttttttgtttttgttttttttttggtatataattttgctttttgaatttattttgcaTAGTTGTGGATTTTGATCGTCGATTGTAATGGTATTCGCTTGATCTGAGCTTATGTATTGCGTTTTATGATTACAGGTCCTTGTTTTTGTAGTGGGCTTGTTGTAGATCTGTTGtccgcttttttttttaggtatttaGGTTTTTGATCTAAATTTCGACGATTGATTATTGTTTTCTGCTTGTTATGGATCTGAACTCTTGATTaattgattgatgaataagATTGTAATAGATATTCATTGTGGTTAAATCTCCGTGTTGTTGGATTCCGCTGATTTGAACTTTGGGATTGGTGGTTCGAGTTGGCTTTTTTTAGAGAAAGCTCCTCCGATCTATGAAATTCGTTTTAGTGCtggatttttattgtttattcatttatattttgttaatgttttattattctatgtttgatttttttgtttttcaaacacTGGGTTCCAAGGTGATAAATGCTTTGATTCTCTGGTTATTTTTCAAACAGTGTGTAATGAAAACGGTTTGTATTACATGAGAAGAGTTTGACATGAAGTAATTAGAAAGATATTGATTGATTATTGTGCTTGGTTCATCAAAAATGTTGTGTGGATTGATGTATTTATCAATCTGTTTGTCTAAATGGCATAAATGGTTGCACGCCTGTTGTGTGGAAAAAATTTGGCTGTAATTGGGCCTTGAACTTATATATGTCGATATAACCTTACCATTTTCagatttgagtttttaaatGATGCTAAGATAGTTTCTGTTTCTATTTTCTATGAAGTGATGGTCGATTGATAATTTAGGATCCCCACTAATGTGAATCTTATTTTTGTGTATGAATTAGATCTTACTTTCAGCTCTTGGTGGTGTATCAATTTATAAATCTGTGCTCTTGATTTATTTAAATCATCTAGTGTGCAAGAAATAAGGATCGAAACAAAGAAAGCGTGGGATGAAAACCTTGTGTAGTCTGTTTATTAGTGTTTTATGTTTGCAATCTTTTTATGAAATAGTTTaatcattgtaaaataattatgttaTTTGATTTCAGGAGATTGGCAGTTTAATCTGCTATTTTGCAGCTCGCTAAAGTGGAGGGTATTAAGTTCGAAGCTTCTTTTATGTCTGAACAGGctactttctttttgtcatcAATTGGGTTACTTGGTGAGTACTGTCCTACGTCTAGGAAAAAGAACGGACATATTGTTGATAAAGTTGGATGCATGCATCTTGGCTTATCAGAAGGCTACAGTGCACACTGTTTGGGTTGCCAGTTTATGCGTCCTTTTCCAATTGCTAACTTTACTGGTAAAGGAGGATTTCTGGTCACAAGAAAACCTGCATCTGATTTGTGCCACTTCTGAGAAACTTAATCCACCAGTCTGACTGTAGACTGTAGTAACAAGATGGCACTACAA from Corylus avellana chromosome ca1, CavTom2PMs-1.0 encodes the following:
- the LOC132183320 gene encoding E3 ubiquitin-protein ligase RHF1A-like, encoding MANITFPSSSSLYNPVVSAASSSSGAPEDAFEDGCSICLEPFTTADPATITSCKHEYHLHCILEWSQRSEECPICCQFVILKDPASQGLLAAVQIERRSRSRSRNISSAAPTSLRHFCEDFSVEHDASYSDDDSDFDERIMQHMAAAASRARYVSRRERQRSSGIVPSQFLVFTSPENTSQKTNATSAENFQNLSYVSPEGDSLSGIPSAINIQPQSSVDVNLVSSAAVNRDIPFKPRLLHSQPPPDTPRRPSTSEIFSFPETLKSKMSAASARYKESISKGTRGFKEKLLAHNNSVKELSKGVQREMTAGIAGVARMIERLDLSSKRTGSSVPVSRCTVGPSNLSFKGKGVEDKVDAQSLDKNSGLIGDDLSPDATYISGAIPGQPEIPHAQCG